A region of Leifsonia xyli DNA encodes the following proteins:
- a CDS encoding phosphoribosylglycinamide formyltransferase: protein MLSIVVLISGGGSNLRALLEAAQDAEFPARVVAVGADREADGFEHAERFGIPTFTVPYTSYPSREEWGDALLEQIRQWEPDLTILSGFMRLVPPRVVDALSPDLINTHPAYLPEFPGAHAVRDALAAGVTQTGASLIVVDNGVDAGPIISQERVEVLPGDTEAALHERIKPVERRLLIDAVLDIANGHIDLEELARA from the coding sequence GTGCTCTCGATTGTCGTCCTGATCTCCGGCGGTGGCTCCAATCTGCGCGCGCTGCTCGAGGCGGCCCAGGACGCCGAGTTCCCCGCGCGGGTGGTGGCCGTCGGCGCCGACCGCGAGGCCGACGGCTTCGAGCACGCCGAGCGCTTCGGCATCCCCACCTTCACCGTCCCGTACACCTCGTATCCGAGCCGGGAGGAGTGGGGCGATGCGCTGCTGGAGCAGATCCGGCAGTGGGAGCCCGACCTCACCATCCTCTCCGGCTTCATGCGCCTGGTCCCGCCGCGGGTCGTGGACGCGCTGTCGCCCGACCTCATCAACACCCACCCCGCGTATCTGCCCGAGTTCCCCGGCGCGCACGCGGTGCGGGATGCTCTGGCCGCGGGCGTCACGCAGACCGGCGCCAGCCTCATCGTCGTCGACAACGGGGTGGACGCGGGGCCGATCATCAGCCAGGAGCGCGTGGAGGTGCTGCCCGGAGACACCGAGGCGGCCCTGCACGAGCGCATCAAACCCGTGGAGCGACGGCTGCTCATCGACGCCGTCCTCGACATCGCCAACGGACACATCGACCTCGAGGAGCTTGCCCGAGCATGA
- the purH gene encoding bifunctional phosphoribosylaminoimidazolecarboxamide formyltransferase/inosine monophosphate cyclohydrolase (involved in de novo purine biosynthesis) — protein sequence MSGPRHDASLYRERDLVPIRRALISVSDKSGLLDLAATLAGAGVELVSTGSTAQTIRDAGFAVTDVASVTGFPESLDGRVKTLHPAIHSGLLADLRLASHEEQLKDLGIEPFELVVVNLYPFVETVASGAVGNDVVEQIDIGGPAMVRASAKNHANVAIVVSPSDYGTVIEAVGAGGTTFEQRQALAAKAFAHTAAYDGAVAAWFAGEAPSTDDFPERWEARAVLKQTLRYGENSHQAAALYADPAGHGIAQATQLGGKEMSYNNYVDADAALRSAYDFDQPAVAIIKHANPCGIAVADDIAEAHRKAHECDPVSAYGGVIAANRTVTLAMAETVKGIFTEVLIAPGYEPEALELLQTKKNLRILQLPEDYARALTEFRQISGGVLVQDTDRFTGFTSEGWTLAAGEEADAATRADLEFAWKACRAVKSNAILLAHDGASVGVGMGQVNRVDSCHLAVTRAGDRARGSVAASDAFFPFADGAQILIDAGVRAIVQPGGSIRDEEVVEAAKAAGVTMYFTGERHFFH from the coding sequence ATGAGCGGACCCCGTCACGACGCCAGCCTGTACCGCGAGCGGGACCTCGTCCCGATCCGCCGGGCGCTGATCTCGGTCAGCGACAAGTCGGGGCTGCTCGACCTGGCCGCCACCCTCGCCGGAGCGGGCGTGGAACTCGTCTCGACCGGCTCGACGGCCCAGACCATCCGCGACGCCGGTTTCGCGGTGACCGACGTGGCGAGCGTCACAGGCTTCCCGGAGTCGCTCGACGGCCGCGTCAAGACCCTGCACCCGGCCATCCACTCGGGGCTGCTCGCCGACCTGCGGCTCGCGTCGCACGAGGAGCAGCTGAAAGACCTCGGCATCGAGCCGTTCGAGCTCGTGGTCGTCAACCTGTACCCGTTCGTCGAGACGGTGGCGTCCGGCGCCGTCGGCAATGACGTCGTCGAGCAGATCGACATCGGCGGCCCGGCGATGGTGCGCGCGTCGGCGAAGAACCACGCGAACGTGGCCATCGTGGTGTCACCGTCGGATTACGGAACGGTGATCGAGGCCGTCGGCGCCGGGGGCACCACGTTCGAGCAGCGTCAGGCGCTCGCCGCGAAGGCGTTCGCGCATACGGCCGCATACGACGGCGCAGTGGCGGCCTGGTTCGCCGGCGAGGCGCCGTCGACGGACGACTTCCCGGAGCGCTGGGAGGCCCGCGCCGTGCTGAAGCAGACCCTGCGCTACGGCGAGAACTCGCACCAGGCGGCGGCGCTCTACGCCGACCCGGCCGGACACGGCATCGCCCAGGCGACGCAGCTCGGCGGCAAGGAGATGTCTTACAACAACTACGTGGACGCGGACGCCGCCCTGCGCAGCGCGTACGATTTCGACCAGCCGGCCGTGGCGATCATCAAGCACGCGAACCCCTGCGGGATCGCGGTCGCGGACGACATCGCCGAGGCCCACCGCAAGGCCCACGAGTGTGACCCGGTCTCGGCGTACGGCGGCGTCATCGCGGCCAACCGGACGGTCACCCTCGCCATGGCCGAGACGGTGAAGGGCATCTTCACCGAGGTGCTGATCGCGCCGGGCTACGAGCCCGAGGCGCTGGAGCTGCTGCAGACCAAGAAGAACCTGCGCATCCTGCAGCTGCCCGAGGATTACGCGCGGGCGCTGACCGAGTTCCGGCAGATCTCCGGCGGCGTGCTCGTGCAGGACACCGACCGCTTCACAGGGTTCACGTCCGAGGGATGGACGCTCGCCGCGGGCGAGGAGGCGGACGCCGCCACCCGCGCCGACCTCGAGTTCGCCTGGAAGGCGTGCCGCGCGGTCAAGTCCAACGCCATCCTGCTCGCCCACGACGGCGCCTCGGTCGGCGTCGGGATGGGCCAGGTCAACCGCGTCGACTCGTGCCACCTCGCGGTGACCCGCGCGGGCGACCGGGCGCGCGGCTCCGTCGCCGCGTCCGACGCGTTCTTCCCCTTCGCCGACGGCGCCCAGATCCTGATCGACGCGGGTGTGCGGGCGATCGTGCAGCCGGGCGGCAGCATCCGGGACGAGGAGGTCGTCGAGGCGGCGAAGGCGGCCGGCGTGACGATGTACTTCACCGGCGAACGGCACTTCTTCCACTGA
- a CDS encoding glutamate dehydrogenase, whose translation MSVLPADLPHETLHVVKGRRSGLTISIAVHSTVLGPALGGCRVWTYDSWQEAVADSLRLAEGMTMKNSAAGLNRGGGKAVVYVPRGTVLTPTERYEAMLDLGDAVETLGGSYMTAEDVGTSAEDMSVVASRTAHVCGLPPSEGGVGEPSDATAAGVYAGLLATLERAFGTRSVAGRRVTVLGLGHVGSIIAMRLAGEGAVLTVTDVNPAKRALADALGATWVEPEEAHRVEGDLFVPAGVGGVLTDRVIDELRVAAVVGPANNQLAERSGAERLAARGILWAPDFVVNAGGVIFLDMMSEPGVTAEATQERVERIGDTVAEIFRAADEHGVTTLQAAEELALGRLREPANA comes from the coding sequence ATGTCCGTCCTGCCCGCAGACCTGCCGCACGAAACACTGCACGTCGTGAAGGGGAGGCGGAGCGGCCTCACCATCAGCATCGCGGTCCACTCCACCGTCCTCGGCCCCGCCCTCGGCGGCTGCCGCGTCTGGACGTACGACTCCTGGCAGGAGGCGGTGGCCGACTCGCTTCGCCTCGCCGAGGGCATGACGATGAAGAACTCGGCCGCGGGCCTCAACCGCGGAGGCGGCAAGGCGGTCGTCTACGTCCCGCGAGGGACCGTCCTCACCCCGACCGAGCGCTACGAGGCGATGCTCGACCTCGGCGACGCCGTCGAGACGCTGGGCGGCAGCTACATGACCGCTGAGGACGTCGGCACGAGCGCTGAGGACATGTCCGTCGTCGCCTCCCGTACCGCGCACGTGTGCGGCCTGCCGCCGTCGGAGGGCGGCGTCGGAGAGCCGAGCGACGCGACCGCCGCGGGCGTCTACGCGGGGCTGCTCGCCACGCTGGAGCGCGCCTTCGGCACCCGCTCCGTCGCGGGCCGACGCGTCACCGTGCTCGGCCTCGGCCATGTCGGCTCGATCATCGCCATGCGGCTCGCCGGCGAGGGCGCCGTCCTGACCGTCACGGACGTCAACCCTGCCAAGCGAGCTCTGGCCGACGCGCTCGGCGCCACCTGGGTGGAGCCGGAGGAGGCGCACCGCGTCGAGGGCGACCTCTTCGTCCCCGCCGGCGTCGGCGGCGTGCTGACCGACCGCGTCATCGACGAGCTGCGGGTCGCCGCCGTCGTCGGGCCCGCGAACAACCAGCTGGCCGAGCGCTCGGGCGCGGAGCGACTGGCGGCGCGGGGCATCCTCTGGGCGCCCGACTTCGTCGTCAACGCGGGCGGCGTGATCTTCCTCGACATGATGTCCGAGCCGGGCGTCACCGCCGAGGCCACCCAGGAGCGGGTGGAGCGGATCGGGGACACGGTCGCCGAGATCTTCCGCGCCGCCGACGAGCACGGCGTCACGACGCTGCAGGCCGCCGAGGAGCTGGCCCTCGGCCGCCTCCGGGAGCCAGCGAACGCATAG
- a CDS encoding dimethylarginine dimethylaminohydrolase, whose product MTSSWGRRLAASISAAVAVAAIAFVASTFVILVASQLNSAALASTTPYVGWNALVALVLGFAAGLLGAFDRRWIAVVSGIVLALVSTVLGTIILFTVLKVTLSGAAWGQLFGSFIGINLPFWLSVAIAFPTAGYAVYRAIEGGERTERRIALVRIPASNLADGLTTHIDREPVDTELADKQWDAYVAALSEAGWQTVEVASADRLADSVFVEDTAVVFGDTAVITLPGAESRQAEPAGTEAALRAQGLRLERIEAPGTLEGGDVLKIGSTVYVGQGGRTNPEGIRQLRAIVAPLGYTVVAVPVTKALHLKTAVTALPDGTVIGYEPIVDEPRLFERFLPVPEAHGTAVVVLSDDTVLMSSSAPQSVALIESLGYTVVQVDISEFEKLEGCVTCLSIRIR is encoded by the coding sequence ATGACGTCTTCCTGGGGCCGCAGGCTCGCCGCATCCATCTCCGCCGCTGTCGCCGTCGCCGCGATCGCGTTCGTCGCCTCGACGTTCGTGATCCTGGTGGCCAGCCAGCTCAACTCGGCGGCGCTCGCCAGCACGACGCCGTACGTGGGATGGAACGCGCTGGTCGCCCTGGTGCTCGGCTTCGCGGCCGGTCTGCTCGGAGCGTTCGACCGGCGGTGGATCGCAGTCGTGTCGGGCATCGTGCTCGCCTTGGTGAGCACGGTGCTCGGCACCATCATCCTGTTCACGGTGCTGAAGGTCACGCTCTCGGGCGCCGCCTGGGGCCAGCTGTTCGGCTCCTTCATCGGCATCAACCTGCCGTTCTGGCTGTCGGTCGCGATCGCGTTCCCGACCGCCGGCTACGCCGTCTACCGCGCGATCGAGGGCGGGGAGCGCACCGAGCGCCGTATCGCGCTGGTCCGCATCCCGGCCTCCAACCTGGCCGACGGCCTCACCACGCACATCGACCGCGAGCCGGTGGACACGGAGCTCGCCGACAAGCAGTGGGACGCCTACGTCGCCGCCCTGTCCGAGGCCGGCTGGCAGACCGTCGAGGTCGCCAGCGCCGACCGCCTCGCCGACTCCGTCTTCGTCGAGGACACCGCCGTCGTCTTCGGCGACACCGCGGTGATCACGCTGCCGGGCGCCGAGTCGCGCCAGGCCGAGCCGGCGGGCACCGAGGCGGCGCTGCGGGCGCAGGGGCTCCGACTGGAGCGCATCGAGGCCCCGGGCACGCTCGAGGGCGGTGACGTGCTCAAGATCGGCTCGACCGTGTACGTCGGGCAGGGCGGCCGCACCAACCCCGAGGGCATCCGTCAGCTGCGCGCCATCGTCGCTCCGCTCGGCTACACCGTCGTGGCGGTGCCGGTCACCAAGGCGCTGCACCTGAAGACCGCGGTCACCGCGCTGCCGGACGGCACCGTCATCGGCTACGAGCCGATCGTGGACGAGCCGCGCCTGTTCGAGCGCTTCCTGCCGGTCCCGGAGGCGCACGGCACCGCCGTCGTCGTCCTGTCGGACGACACGGTGCTCATGTCGTCGTCGGCGCCGCAGTCGGTGGCGCTGATCGAGAGCCTGGGCTACACGGTCGTCCAGGTGGACATCTCGGAGTTCGAGAAGCTCGAGGGCTGCGTCACCTGCCTGTCGATCCGGATCCGCTGA
- a CDS encoding ABC transporter produces the protein MSVAPAQKKNPTARKSTVRTLLRILPFAKSAAPRILLGMVAALLASLVALSIPQVLRWLVDGPLSTGDPAAVWPAALLVVGLGAAEAVFISLRRWFVLTPGTHVEARMRNALYEQLQDLPVAFHDRWPSGQLLSRAVSDLSMIRRWLSFGIVLLVVNVVTIIVGFAILIGWNWLLGTIFLVCSVPLWIYGFVFEKKYSIVARRSQDQAGDLATAVEESVHGIRVLKAFGRGKHALKNFESQAEQLRGTEIEKAKAIAGIWLWLLLIPDVAFAICLVVGVWLSAQGQLSVGELVAFFATATVLRFPIESIGFLLSMTFDTRTAADRFFEVMDEVNTITDPADPKKITDPRGELVFDDVHFRYQDSPERFPDLLDGIRLTVRPGETMALVGLTGSGKSTLTALTTRLYDVTGGAVKVDGVDVRDLTRYDLRKAIAMAFEDATLFSASVRDNVLLGRDDLDPASAEAERVLTEALEVAQAGFVYDLPEGVETKVGEEGLSLSGGQRQRLALARAVAANPSILVLDDPLSALDVDTEALVEAALRRVLASTTALIVAHRPSTVMLADRVALLEDGKVTAVGTHHDLLATSEHYRFVISSLEDDENEEILEEVNL, from the coding sequence ATGTCTGTCGCCCCGGCACAGAAGAAGAACCCGACCGCACGGAAGAGCACCGTGCGCACACTGCTGCGCATCCTGCCCTTCGCCAAGTCCGCCGCACCCCGCATCCTGCTCGGCATGGTGGCCGCGCTGCTCGCCAGCCTGGTCGCGCTGAGCATCCCGCAGGTGCTGCGGTGGCTGGTCGACGGCCCGCTCTCGACCGGCGATCCGGCCGCCGTGTGGCCGGCCGCGCTGCTGGTGGTCGGGCTGGGCGCCGCTGAGGCCGTGTTCATCTCGCTCCGCCGCTGGTTCGTGCTCACTCCGGGCACGCACGTCGAGGCGCGGATGCGCAACGCGCTGTACGAGCAGCTGCAAGACCTCCCGGTCGCCTTCCACGACCGCTGGCCGAGCGGCCAGCTGCTGTCGCGCGCCGTCAGCGACCTGAGCATGATCCGGCGCTGGCTGTCGTTCGGCATCGTGCTGCTCGTCGTCAACGTGGTGACGATCATCGTCGGCTTCGCCATCCTGATCGGCTGGAACTGGCTGCTGGGCACCATCTTCCTGGTGTGCTCGGTGCCGCTGTGGATCTACGGCTTCGTCTTCGAGAAGAAGTACTCGATCGTGGCTCGGCGCAGCCAGGACCAGGCGGGCGACCTCGCGACGGCCGTCGAGGAGTCGGTGCACGGCATCCGCGTGCTCAAGGCGTTCGGACGCGGCAAGCACGCCCTGAAGAACTTCGAGTCGCAGGCGGAGCAGCTACGCGGCACCGAGATCGAGAAGGCCAAGGCGATCGCCGGCATCTGGCTCTGGCTGCTGCTGATCCCGGACGTCGCGTTCGCGATCTGCCTGGTGGTCGGCGTGTGGCTCTCCGCCCAGGGGCAGCTGTCGGTCGGCGAGCTGGTCGCGTTCTTCGCGACGGCGACTGTGCTGCGGTTCCCGATCGAGTCGATCGGCTTCCTGCTCTCGATGACGTTCGACACGCGCACCGCGGCCGACCGCTTCTTCGAGGTGATGGACGAGGTCAACACGATCACCGACCCCGCCGATCCGAAGAAGATCACCGACCCGCGCGGCGAGCTCGTCTTCGACGACGTGCACTTCCGCTACCAGGACTCGCCCGAGCGCTTCCCGGACCTGCTCGACGGCATCCGGCTGACGGTGCGCCCCGGCGAGACGATGGCCCTGGTCGGTCTGACGGGCTCCGGCAAGTCGACGCTGACCGCGCTCACCACACGCTTGTACGACGTGACCGGCGGTGCGGTGAAGGTGGACGGCGTGGATGTGCGCGACCTCACCCGTTACGACCTGCGCAAGGCCATCGCCATGGCGTTCGAGGACGCGACGCTGTTCTCCGCGTCCGTGCGGGACAATGTCCTGCTCGGACGCGACGACCTCGACCCCGCGTCGGCGGAGGCCGAGCGGGTGCTGACCGAGGCGCTCGAGGTGGCGCAGGCGGGCTTCGTCTACGACCTCCCCGAGGGCGTCGAGACGAAGGTCGGCGAGGAGGGGCTCAGCCTGTCCGGCGGCCAGCGGCAGCGCCTGGCGCTCGCCCGCGCGGTCGCGGCCAACCCCAGCATCCTGGTGCTCGACGACCCGCTCTCCGCGCTGGACGTCGACACCGAGGCCCTGGTGGAGGCCGCCCTGCGCCGGGTGCTGGCATCCACCACCGCGCTGATCGTCGCGCACCGCCCGTCCACGGTGATGCTCGCCGACCGGGTGGCCCTGCTGGAGGACGGCAAGGTCACGGCCGTCGGCACGCACCACGACCTGCTCGCCACCAGCGAGCATTACCGATTCGTCATCTCCAGCCTGGAGGACGACGAGAACGAAGAGATCCTCGAGGAGGTGAACCTGTGA